The following nucleotide sequence is from Ornithodoros turicata isolate Travis chromosome 2, ASM3712646v1, whole genome shotgun sequence.
ggtggggtaaaaaagtgacatttactgggaaatttccgagttcagttcgcaaatatttacataattaaacttaccatacatgacattcaccCAGTAGTTGgctaaaaaaaatcagaaaaaatgccgtggaccgcatgattctaggcggcgtagttttttttaattataattcaatgacacattttctgggacaaccTGTGTGTGCTTTCAACATTGTAATACACGCATGTAATGGTTAGTTTACATGCGTGTATTACGCATCTGTAACGCTGCAATCTGTTCAGATAGCAGCGCTACATCTGGCATGCTGATTACTATCTGCAGTTCTGCTATCTATGACTTTACGTGAAAAAACTTGTAGCTTCGTGCGTGTGCTCATAATTATGTGTAAATTGGTGAGTCTCCACGGCCTATTATAACCTGCGAACCCTCATTGCCGGAGTAGCAAAGTGCGACTTTGCAAAAAATTCCCTTGAGagagatgtcggcccaggacgcacaatctcCACGGGACCGCATGAAAACAGACATGTAACGTCACGGAAGCTAGCAACGGCAGTGTAACAAGAACTCAAAATTTAACTTTCATTCCGCAGTGAGCtagggacattttgtccggggacgaTGGTTCCTCATTGCGTGGACAGAAATAATGgtgcagcggtcgtttgatcgatttttcttattggttcacctgGAGCGTTGATGGAAAAATAAagtgaaataaaaattaaaaatcaataaatgaaagaaagagaataacaaagaaagctgcagttgtaaatgccgttatcctaaggaacatttttCTCTGTGTAATCAGCTTGCTCGTAAACGTCTTGTCTTTCATCCCTAATACCCAACACTTTTACAAGTAATCAttgatgtcaaataataaacatttttgacaaataaatcagTCAAATGAATAAATGACATCTTTGGACGACGCTCCACTATGGTATTTTAGTCACAGACCTTGCAGTTGTTCTCTCATACTTTCGATGTCcatgaaccgtatcttcagcaaAAGTGTAGTTATACGGGCCATGAAACAGTGAATAAATGAGTTTACAGCTTTCATAGAacataaacatcgacacagaaaagatgcaggggacaactgcAAAACTCGTGTCTGGCCAactgtagaaaaatactagcatctaGAGAACGATATCACTAGCGAACTTGAGCTCTTTCTTTACATTACGTGGGCCGCGACAATGCTGTCTCAgccgataatccctttacgagcagctaagtaagcttttgttctggtctccaaggccatgccatAAGTCAGCGgcccatgaaagtaaagagaaGAGGAACCACCAGGGGGTACGGTGCGCACGCGCAagctagagtcactgtacctggggaagagtaccgcaatcactccgcgtcgtctgctccggcagccatattgcttccaagccgCCGCGGAGCGTGTGTTAGGATAGCTGTAGTTCATTGTTACATCGCGTCGCTTTCGCGGCTGTGCAACATAACTTTtgtgacttcctgtggtggGACTTAGTTAATACTCAACGCAAAGACACACAAGCGTCACTACAGTGTTATTTGTCGTATTACGTAGTCAAGCGAGGAATTCTGTTGGGCATTATGTGTTCGCCGCTGAAAGGCATCGTCGAGTGTCGTTTAGCTCCATGgagaagttttcttttttttttttctcgcttttcTTTCACCTGTTACTATAAAAACTATAGAGCTGGCACGTGCAGCCTCAGATTGGCATAAATAACTTCCATCAGTTTTATTCTCATTTCTCTTCACAATTACATTTCTATTTTACATGTTCAATAGCCATGCGCATGCCAACACTTTTTGACGCGCATTTTGAATGCTGTGGATTGTTCTTCTGCAGCTCCTCATTTGTTCGTCGCAGCCCAAATCGGAGTCTGCACAATAAATATTCGTGTAAAAGTTTGTGTGCGACACCATGGCAGGCTGGAAAATCAAAGAAAATGGGCTCCACATCTTCTATGAGTTTCTCTACTTGGGTAATTCTCAGCCTGCCCATCAAAAGCGGATCTTCATTCTTCCTGAAGTACCCTTCTGCACACTCTAGAAGAGCGAGGACTTTCCTGGTTGGTGTGCAAAGCGATGGTTTGCTTGGAATATAATTTTTCAGGGCCAAAAGGCTTTGCGCTTGGCTAAGAGTGGAATCGGTTAGAGTTCCCTTGCAGGTGTTGCAGAGGCTGTGCTTTTTCATTATGTTTCTTGCTACGTACCCAGCTAAATACTCAAGTGACTGGTGCTCTTCTGGATCCAGGTTTTCTGCCTCCTCTGGGTCTGGCATGTTCATGCTTAGCAATTCTACGGACAAGTCTGGCCTCGAACACAGGGAGTCTGTCAATTGCAGAGAGTCGTCGATGTCATAGGAGCCATGCTTGCTTGGCTGAAAAAACTGTCCTAGTGTGATAAGTCTCAGGGTATGCTTGAATTATCTTGCTCGAGGAACTGGTGTCCTTGTTCTCACGACACTGAATAGATTTTCAAGGGAATCCTGGCTAAACCGACCCAAAAGTAGAAACTTGAGACCCCTTTCCGTCACGTAAAGTTCACGCTTCAGTGCTGTTGTAGTGGTGATGATTACACCGGACTGAACTGGCTTCCATGTTGGGTTGGTTCTATTTTTGTCTATAATGCTCAACTTCCTGAACATTTCCATAAACTCTAGGAGAAAGAGTTtcgcttcttttcctttctctgGGCACATGTCACTAAGAGCCATTGTAGGTGTCCTAGACGTCATCAGCGAAAACCACTTGAACACTTGCTCAAGGAACCAGGCCGTTGTTAAGGCTGTGACATCAATCTTCCTGTGCTCGACCAACAGTTTGAGAGCTGCTGCCACGCTGTGACTGAATAGTGCACAGGCAGTGCTTACATTCATTTTGTCGAAGTGGTTTCCACTGAGATGTTTCAGTTTCAACCGTGGAGCAAGTTTGAGACTGTGTTTCTCGTCAATCTCACACAGTTCCCTGATGTATTTAAGAGAGACCTGCAGAAGATAATCGTAACCATAAGTCACCCAGCCTGGCATCGAAACTATCAGATGACGCATGATGCTATGCAGCCAGATGATGAATTACCTCATTGGTTGGCAAGTTGTTCTTCCTGACTGTATCGGCATCCAGAAGTATTTTCTGCTGTCGGATGAGGTGCCCACGAAGATTCTTGAGCAAGTGAGGTGCATCAGCTAGGAAATGCAGACTGCGTCCTCCCCCACAAGGATGCGGACACATAGTTTTTGGGAGCCCATACCTCGTTGCACAAATGCTACACAGTCTCCAAATTGCCATGTTGCCACCACCCATGTCAGATGTGACACAGTCGATTTTCAAACCAAGATATTCACAGCGTTTGATGATATTGAAGAGGATGTCCAATACTTTGGTCGCATCAAAGGATTCCGCTGAAACATGGAAACAATCAGATCACAACACTAAGGACAATACAGAAAGTGATATTTACCTGTGAAATGGTATGCCACTGTTTGTTTCCATCTTGTTTTTACACCGGCAAGCATGAAAACCAGAGCATGTGTTGCCAAAATGGGTTCAGTTGTTGGGTCTGAAGGAGGGATCGTTGGACGTCCTGAAAGATTCCGACAAGAGCATCGCTGCTTAGACATGCCAGGCAGGGTTCGAGATACATCTTACCAGTTACTGAATGCGTTGTACAGTCATAATCTAGACCCGGTGCCAGCTGAATTTCGTCCAGTAACAGCACAGCAAAGCAGTCCTCTGGCTCGAATGTTGCAACCTTTGCTTCCAGCGCAGGGAACATATCCTCAAGGATCCCTGAAATGATACCAGCAACACTGGCTCCTGAATTCAAATGTTCTCCAGCAATCAGCCAGACATTGCAGATACCTGGAGTAAACTTGATATCTTCAATATGCTTTTGAAGTGTCCTGTCTGCAGGTAGCGGCCACCCTTTGTCCCTCAGGTAGTCATATCCTCGTGCTCCACATGCTAACCTGACCTTGAGGGACTCTTGAATTGTCCTCGGGCTCCAAGCAGATCCTCTCATTGTTCCCTTCTCTAATGCATGCAGTTGATCGTCCATGAGGAGTTGACTGAGAGATTGCTTCAGGTTACTGCATTCCGTCTCAGCCTTTGCTCGTTTCTTTCTCTCCAAGTGAAGCTGTCGCTTTAAGACTGAGATCTCGTTGAAGGTATCACCACATGACTTGTCTGTAGGACTGTC
It contains:
- the LOC135382960 gene encoding uncharacterized protein LOC135382960 gives rise to the protein MSENAKRNLLAEGSDMSSKKLPSVQTDASVTVAAQNRPQELRAHEEYALVREEDNTATDFCDESIEEQAQDSPTDKSCGDTFNEISVLKRQLHLERKKRAKAETECSNLKQSLSQLLMDDQLHALEKGTMRGSAWSPRTIQESLKVRLACGARGYDYLRDKGWPLPADRTLQKHIEDIKFTPGILEDMFPALEAKVATFEPEDCFAVLLLDEIQLAPGLDYDCTTHSVTGRPTIPPSDPTTEPILATHALVFMLAGVKTRWKQTVAYHFTGKYHFLYCP
- the LOC135382992 gene encoding uncharacterized protein LOC135382992 — protein: MGGGNMAIWRLCSICATRYGLPKTMCPHPCGGGRSLHFLADAPHLLKNLRGHLIRQQKILLDADTVRKNNLPTNEVSLKYIRELCEIDEKHSLKLAPRLKLKHLSGNHFDKMNVSTACALFSHSVAAALKLLVEHRKIDVTALTTAWFLEQVFKWFSLMTSRTPTMALSDMCPEKGKEAKLFLLEFMEMFRKLSIIDKNRTNPTWKPVQSGVIITTTTALKRELYVTERGLKFLLLGRFSQDSLENLFSVVRTRTPVPRAR